The Takifugu flavidus isolate HTHZ2018 chromosome 21, ASM371156v2, whole genome shotgun sequence genome has a window encoding:
- the agr2 gene encoding anterior gradient protein 2 homolog, whose amino-acid sequence MIRAALSAFLVLVVACTDGKYIPKTGKRIPQTLSRGWGDQLIWAQTYEEALYWSRSRNKPLMVIFHLEDCPHSQALKKTFADEVELQRSIDEEFIVLNLVYETTDKHLSPDGQYVPRIIFVDPSMTVRADITGRYSNKMYAYETGDIRLLMSNMKKAKKLLKSEL is encoded by the exons ATGATCCGAGCAGCGTTGTCAGCCTTCCTGGTCTTGGTGGTGGCGTGCACTGATGGCAAATACATCCCAAAGACTGGCAAGAGGATCCCTCAGACTCTGTCCAGAG GTTGGGGAGATCAGCTGATCTGGGCTCAGACCTACGAAGAGGCTCTGTACTGGTCCAGGTCCCG CAACAAGCCTCTGATGGTCATCTTCCACCTGGAGGACTGTCCACACAGCCAGG CCCTGAAGAAGACTTTTGCTGATGAAGTTGAGCTTCAAAGATCAATCGATGAAGAATTTATTGTCCTAAATCTGGTG TATGAAACAACAGACAAGCACCTCTCCCCTGATGGACAGTATGTCCCCAGAATCATTTTTGTTG ACCCCTCGATGACGGTCAGGGCTGACATCACCGGCCGCTACTCCAACAAGATGTACGCGTATGAAACAGGGGACATCAGACTCT TGATGAGCAACATGAAGAAAGCCAAAAAGCTCCTGAAGTCTGAGCTGTGA
- the ssr2 gene encoding translocon-associated protein subunit beta: MRKEVHVFVLLALLGLSVAEEGARLLASKSLLNRYAVEGRDLTLQYNIYNVGSSAALEVELSDDSFPPEDFGIVSGMLNVKWERIAPASNVSHTVVLRPLKAGYFNFTSASVSYVAQEGGEVVVGFTSAPGQGGILAQREFDRRFSPHYLDWAAFGVMTLPSIGIPLLLWYSSKRKYDSPKTKKN; encoded by the exons ATGAGGAAGGAAGTGCATGTGTTCGTGCTCCTGGCTCTGCTGGGGCTGTCCGTGGCCGAAGAGGGGGCACGTCTACTGGCCTCTAAATCCCTGCTGAACCGGTATGCTGTGGAGGGCCGCGACCTCACCCTCCAGTACAACATCTATAATGTGGGATCCAG CGCTGCTCTGGAAGTGGAACTGTCGGACGATTCGTTTCCCCCTGAAGATTTTGGGATTGTTTCTGGAATGTTGAACGTCAAATGGGAAAGAATTGCACC AGCCAGTAATGTCTCCCACACTGTCGTGTTGCGCCCCCTAAAGGCCGGATACTTCAACTTCACCTCTGCGTCGGTCAGCTACGTGGcccaggagggaggagaagttGTG GTTGGCTTCACTAGTGCACCCGGCCAGGGAGGCATCCTGGCTCAGAGGGAATTTGACCGTCGTTTTTCACCACACTAT CTGGACTGGGCTGCGTTCGGAGTGATGACGTTACCCTCCATCGGTATCCCGCTGCTCCTCTGGTACTCCAGCAAGAGGAAGTATGATTCCCCAAAGACGAAGAAGAACTGA